A single region of the Salvia splendens isolate huo1 chromosome 18, SspV2, whole genome shotgun sequence genome encodes:
- the LOC121777671 gene encoding uncharacterized protein LOC121777671: MGCITSKAITRSMSIREELRHGFQSRSAAWDELLASHIANTNTATSTPPSIDVADHPPPTNADPCLFTRSKSCHTLREDMPDFKDGKRSLSFHTVEEYDALLEQIRAQDSSPWDDVELQGLPEDEDGKCDVDFAEVETGWKRKAVARGLTSLDVSSGEVPAVARLRRKMVEQAQIYSPGSYVTPKFGSYNAPATALPRDDTKQDADVFSPELLAAFEDCMQQLQVEEDTILKQILVDHSFENEIKHVQHNPLVES; encoded by the coding sequence ATGGGATGCATAACTTCGAAGGCGATAACGCGATCGATGAGTATTAGGGAAGAGCTGAGGCATGGCTTCCAAAGCAGATCCGCAGCTTGGGATGAATTACTAGCATCACACATCGCCAACACCAACACCGCCACTTCCACTCCACCATCAATTGATGTTGCAGATCATCCTCCCCCTACCAATGCAGATCCGTGCCTCTTCACACGCTCCAAAAGCTGCCATACGCTGCGAGAGGACATGCCAGATTTCAAAGACGGGAAGAGGAGCCTAAGCTTCCACACGGTGGAGGAGTATGACGCGTTGCTTGAGCAAATTCGAGCTCAAGATAGCTCCCCATGGGATGATGTCGAGTTGCAAGGTTTACCTGAGGATGAGGATGGGAAGTGCGATGTTGATTTTGCTGAGGTGGAAACAGGGTGGAAACGGAAGGCGGTTGCGAGAGGGCTTACATCGCTGGATGTGTCGTCCGGAGAAGTCCCAGCAGTTGCGAGGCTGAGACGGAAAATGGTTGAGCAAGCCCAGATTTACTCTCCTGGGAGTTATGTTACACCTAAATTTGGGAGCTACAATGCTCCTGCCACTGCCTTGCCACGAGACGACACGAAACAAGATGCGGACGTGTTCAGTCCCGAGCTGCTTGCTGCTTTCGAAGATTGTATGCAGCAGCTGCAGGTGGAGGAAGACACCATTCTCAAACAAATATTGGTTGATCATTCATTTGAGAATGAAATCAAACATGTACAACACAATCCACTTGTAGAGTCCTAG